Proteins from one Nitrobacteraceae bacterium AZCC 2146 genomic window:
- a CDS encoding drug/metabolite transporter (DMT)-like permease (product_source=COG0697; cath_funfam=1.10.10.460; cog=COG0697; pfam=PF00892; superfamily=103481; transmembrane_helix_parts=Inside_1_12,TMhelix_13_35,Outside_36_44,TMhelix_45_67,Inside_68_78,TMhelix_79_101,Outside_102_110,TMhelix_111_132,Inside_133_138,TMhelix_139_161,Outside_162_170,TMhelix_171_188,Inside_189_194,TMhelix_195_213,Outside_214_227,TMhelix_228_250,Inside_251_261,TMhelix_262_281,Outside_282_285,TMhelix_286_303,Inside_304_305), with the protein MTAEHPPQPRSLFVWFSNQPYLLLSLTSLFWAGNMVLGRYVSGHVPPVTMACVRWIGAFFLLLPFAWPHLRRDWPILRAHIPLMLMLAFTGFAANTVLAYWGLKYTQALNALLIQSAGPLCVALWTLILFGVRLTLAQLLGIAASLLGVLAIILRGDLAALASVEINKGDAMVAAALLVFGIYSALMLRRPVTHPMSLIAFTTGCGALMTIPLNIWELASGAPLVLDMLTLVTLIYMIIFPSALAYLFFNRGIALIGPNRAAPFFHMMPVFGSAMAIVFLGEKPELFHLVGYVLVLAGVFIASRR; encoded by the coding sequence ATGACCGCAGAACATCCGCCACAGCCGCGTTCCCTATTCGTCTGGTTCAGCAACCAGCCTTATCTGCTGCTCAGCCTGACCTCGCTGTTCTGGGCCGGCAACATGGTGCTCGGGCGTTATGTGTCCGGTCATGTCCCGCCGGTGACGATGGCCTGCGTGCGCTGGATCGGCGCATTCTTCCTGCTGCTGCCGTTCGCGTGGCCGCATCTGCGGCGCGACTGGCCCATCTTGCGCGCGCATATCCCGCTGATGCTGATGCTGGCTTTCACGGGGTTCGCCGCCAACACCGTGCTGGCCTATTGGGGCCTGAAATATACCCAGGCGCTGAACGCGCTGCTGATCCAGTCGGCCGGGCCGCTGTGCGTCGCGCTGTGGACGCTGATCCTGTTCGGCGTGCGGCTGACGCTGGCGCAACTGCTCGGCATCGCGGCCTCGCTGCTCGGCGTGCTGGCCATCATCCTGCGCGGCGATCTCGCGGCGCTGGCCAGCGTCGAGATCAACAAGGGTGACGCAATGGTGGCCGCGGCCTTGCTGGTGTTCGGGATCTACTCGGCATTGATGCTGCGCCGGCCGGTGACGCATCCGATGTCGCTGATCGCCTTCACCACCGGCTGCGGCGCGCTGATGACGATCCCGCTCAACATCTGGGAACTGGCCTCGGGCGCGCCGCTGGTGCTCGACATGCTCACCCTGGTCACGCTGATCTACATGATCATCTTTCCCTCGGCGCTGGCCTATCTGTTCTTCAACCGCGGCATCGCCCTGATCGGCCCGAACCGCGCCGCGCCGTTCTTCCATATGATGCCGGTGTTCGGCTCGGCGATGGCGATCGTCTTCCTCGGCGAAAAACCGGAGCTGTTTCACCTCGTTGGATACGTTCTGGTGCTGGCCGGGGTGTTTATTGCGTCACGGCGATAG
- a CDS encoding sugar phosphate isomerase/epimerase (product_source=COG1082; cath_funfam=3.20.20.150; cog=COG1082; pfam=PF01261; superfamily=51658), translated as MRPFSLAHLTVLSLAPPDMIDVAARCGYQSVGLRLIAVTAESPGYPLMHDKAMMRDTKARLAATGVRVLDIEFVKITPEIDVAALEPVIAAGAELGARHLICAPYDPDLARLADRLGTLADLAAPYHLSAIMEFFPWTVVSNLRAARAVVEAAGRANTGILVDVLHFDRSDNSLKELDEMPPHMLPFVHVCDAPAEKPATTDAMLHTARAERLPPGEGGIDIRTIVAHMPKGIPVALEVPMDTLTRERGPEEVARRAIAGAKRVLADSTIEPRDI; from the coding sequence ATGAGACCTTTCTCGCTCGCCCACCTCACCGTGCTGTCGCTGGCGCCGCCCGACATGATCGACGTCGCCGCGCGCTGCGGCTATCAGAGCGTCGGGCTGCGGCTGATCGCCGTGACCGCGGAGAGCCCTGGCTATCCGCTGATGCACGACAAGGCGATGATGCGTGACACCAAGGCGCGCCTCGCCGCAACCGGCGTGCGTGTGCTCGATATCGAATTCGTCAAGATCACGCCGGAGATCGACGTCGCAGCACTCGAGCCCGTGATCGCGGCCGGCGCGGAGCTTGGCGCGCGGCACCTCATTTGTGCGCCCTACGATCCGGACCTCGCTCGCCTTGCCGACCGGCTCGGCACCCTCGCCGATCTCGCCGCGCCCTATCATCTGAGCGCTATCATGGAGTTCTTTCCCTGGACCGTGGTGTCGAATCTGCGCGCGGCACGCGCTGTTGTCGAAGCTGCCGGCCGTGCCAACACCGGCATCCTCGTCGACGTGCTGCATTTCGACCGCTCCGACAACAGCCTCAAAGAGCTCGATGAAATGCCGCCGCACATGCTGCCGTTCGTCCATGTCTGCGATGCACCGGCGGAGAAGCCGGCCACAACGGACGCGATGCTGCACACCGCTCGCGCCGAGCGGCTGCCGCCTGGCGAGGGCGGCATCGATATCCGCACCATCGTCGCACATATGCCGAAGGGCATTCCTGTGGCGCTGGAAGTGCCGATGGACACGCTGACCCGCGAACGCGGCCCGGAAGAAGTCGCTCGCCGCGCCATCGCTGGCGCCAAGCGCGTGCTGGCGGATTCCACGATCGAGCCGCGCGACATCTAA